From the genome of Phyllostomus discolor isolate MPI-MPIP mPhyDis1 chromosome 12, mPhyDis1.pri.v3, whole genome shotgun sequence, one region includes:
- the ZIM2 gene encoding zinc finger imprinted 2, giving the protein MSHMTRGLDILRKPHLFYMHNPETIPIRNPAVLKISHEKFRHFQALSVTGPHKAVSQIWELCCQWLQPEIHTKKQMMELLVLEQFLYTLPVEVQTWVRSKRPKNSKEAGTLVANLIQACEEEDFPDKNSVLMEQRDTKEPKKEDTNVSNTLPSVETQCPFQGSQVEMPTGAAEELVTFQDVFVDFNLEELTSLNAAERKLHREVTLENYQNLVSVGYQFSKPDIISQLEEEESCVMQEESATETGQDWERGPETKDLTPKQSQPVEKSSLEAGMEDLEIGNFWHVGHTGESSPADLLDLCQVNKEKPVSSGTVSEPKTLAQETSLDRDDFERNSNLTKQSAGSPGADSQECTDPGTCTSLPPVVNKPFLQEPRINRCEFCKRTFSTQMACKKHEWIHTSKKPSEGKQCGETLYLMPYLTRHLGAHSGDKSPGKSFIQRASICGHVRIHSQEDYFECFQCGKAFIQDEHLLQHLQDHESAKALPRGLPRKKTYLIRYQRKHDYVGERAHQCCDCSRAFRRSSQLIQHYRIHAQERPFQCQLCGKCFSRPSQLTQHYQLHSQEKSGACNCY; this is encoded by the exons ATGTCACATATGACACGGGGTTTGGATATCTTGAGGAAACCTCATCTCTTTTATATGCATAATCCAGAAACCATTCCCATAAGAAACCCAGCGGTTCTGAAAATTTCTCATGAAAAGTTTAGGCATTTTCAGGCCCTGTCAGTGACCGGGCCTCACAAAGCTGTGAGCCAAATCTGGGAGCTCTGTTGTCAGTGGTTGCAGCCAGAGATTCACACCAAGAAACAGATGATGGAGCTTCTAGTGCTGGAGCAGTTTCTGTACACCCTGCCAGTTGAAGTTCAGACATGGGTGAGATCCAAACGACCCAAGAACAGCAAGGAGGCAGGAACCCTAGTGGCAAACTTGATCCAAGCATGTGAGGAGGAAG ATTTCCCTGATAAGAACTCTGTCCTTATGGAACAGAGGGACACCAAAGAACCaaaaaaggaagacacaaacgtATCTAACACTTTGCCATCTGTTGAAACCCAG TGTCCATTTCAGGGATCCCAAGTGGAGATGCCCACAGGAGCTGCTG aggagTTGGTAACTTTCCAGGATGTGTTTGTGGACTTCAACCTGGAGGAACTGACCTCTCTTAATGCTGCTGAGAGGAAACTCCACCGGGAGGTGACACTGGAGAATTACCAGAACCTGGTCTCTGTAG GGTACCAGTTCTCTAAACCAGATATCATTtcacagctggaggaggaggagtcaTGTGTGATGCAGGAAGAAAGTGCTACAGAAACAGGTCAAG ATTGGGAGAGAGGACCTGAAACCAAAGATCTAACTCCAAAGCAAAGCCAGCCTGTAGAAAAATCATCCTTGGAGGCAGGAATGGAGGATTTGGAAATAGGTAACTTCTGGCATGTAGGACACACAGGAGAGTCTTCTCCTGCTGATCTGTTGGATTTGTGTCAGGTCAACAAAGAGAAACCTGTAAGCTCTGGAACAGTAAGTGAGCCCAAGACCCTGGCTCAAGAAACAAGCCTTGACAGAGATGACTTTGAGAGAAATTCAAATCTTACTAAACAATCAGCAGGCTCTCCAGGAGCAGATTCCCAGGAATGCACTGATCCTGGGACTTGCACCAGTCTCCCACCAGTGGTCAACAAGCCTTTCCTCCAAGAGCCCAGAATCAACAGATGTGAATTTTGCAAGAGAACCTTTAGTACCCAAATGGCCTGCAAGAAACATGAGTGGATCCATACCAGCAAGAAACCCTCTGAAGGTAAACAATGTGGAGAAACCCTCTACCTCATGCCATACCTCACCAGACATCTGGGAGCTCATTCTGGTGACAAGTCCCCTGGAAAGTCCTTCATTCAGCGTGCAAGTATCTGTGGCCATGTGAGAATCCATAGTCAAGAGGACTACTTTGAATGTTTCCAGTGCGGCAAAGCTTTTATCCAGGATGAGCATCTTCTTCAGCATCTCCAAGATCACGAGTCAGCAAAAGCCCTTCCACGTGGATTGCCCCGCAAAAAGACATATTTAATTCGCTATCAGCGAAAACATGACTATGTTGGAGAGAGAGCCCATCAGTGTTGTGACTGTAGCAGAGCCTTCCGTAGGAGTTCACAACTCATTCAACACTATCGGATTCATGCACAAGAGAGGCCCTTCCAGTGTCAGCTGTGTGGGAAATGTTTCAGCCGACCCTCACAACTCACTCAACATTATCAACTCCATTCTCAAGAGAAATCCGGTGCGTGCAATTGCTATTGA